The window CGTCCACGACGATGAGCGAGACGTGGATGCCCGCGGGCCAGAGGCTGCGCGCGGTGGACTCGGCGAGGCTGCGCTGGGCGGCCTTCGCCGCGGCGAAGGCAGCGCTCTTCGGGCCCCCACGCTTCGAGGCCGTGGCGCCGATGAAGACGATGCTGCCGCGGCCGCGGCGCTTCATCCCGGGGATGACGCGCTGGCAGGCGACGAGCGGCCCGAGCGCGTTGATGCGCCAGGCGCTCTCGAAGTCCGCGGGGCTCACCTCCTCCACGCTGCCCCACACGCCCGAGCCCGCGTTGAGCACCAGCACCTCCACCTCGCCGAGCTCGCGCTCGATGGACGCGAAGGTGCTCTCGAGCGCCGCCGGGTCGCTCGCGTCGCAGGCGTAGGCGCGCGCGTGCGGCAGCTCCTTCGCGAGTGCCTGCGAGAAGTCCGTGCTGCGCGCGAGCAGCGCGACCGCGTGGCCCTCCTTCGCGAAGCGCCGCGCGAGCGCTGCGCCGTTGCCCGGACCCACGCCCACCACCACACAGACCGGCCTGTCGTTCGCCATGGCGACTCTCCCTGCGAGGAGCTCGCGCCACTGCTACCGGCCTCGCCTCCGGGCAGCAAGCCGAAGTGCGCCACTCAGTCCAGCCACCCGCGCCAGGAGGCCCAGAAGCGGTCGCCGTAGTGGCGCGCGAGGAGGCCCGCGGCGAGGCCCTGGACGAGCGCCCCGAGCAGCACCAGGCCGAGCGAGGGCGTCTCCAGCTGCAGCGCGCCTACGACGCCGCCCAGTGCGCCCGCGACGAAGCCGCACGCGAAGCGCACCCGCAGCTCGTACGCGTTCGGGGTGACGCTGTCGTTGCGCAGGGCCATGGGTGCCGTCCCTAGAGCCCCAGGCCCAGGTGCAGGGCGAGCCTTACCACGCCGCACACCGCGAGCAGCGCCACCGGGTTCACCGTCTCGAAGCGGATGAGCGTCATCGCCGTCACGGCGGCGAGCGAGAGCCCCACGCCCGTCTTCATCGTCTGCCCCAGCGTGAGGGCCGCGGCGAGCATCAGCCCCACCACGGCCGGGGTGAGGCCGCGCAGCGCCGCGCGCACCCAGCGCCGCGAGCGCACGCGGGTGAGCCACGCGGAGAGCGCCACCACCAGCAGGAAGGGCGGGGTGAGGATGGCGAGCGTGGCCACCAGCGCGCCGGCGAGCCCCTCCTTCACGTAGCCGAGGAAGGTGGCCATCAGCAGCACGGGGCCGGGAGTGAGCTTGCCCACGGCCACCGCGTCCGCGAACTGCCGCTCGGTGATGAGCGCGGTGTCCACCAGCTCGCGGTGCAGTGCCGGGATGATGGCGAAGCCGCCGCCGTACGCGCCCAGCCCGATGCGAAAGAAGATGACCGCCATCGGCAGCAGCACCATCAGCGCGCCGGGCAGCAGGCTGCCCGCGGGCAAGAGCCACAGCATCCCGGGAGGGCGCGGTGGCGAGGCTGGCTCCCGGGGCGCCGCGCTCTCGGCGCTCTCGGGGCCGGCGGCGTGCTGCAGGGTGCCGCCCTCGTCCGGCAGGCCCACCTGGGGCGCGGGCTGGAAGCGCTTGCGCCCGAAGCGCAGGAGCCGCGCGCGCTCGATGCCCAGGTCCCAGCCCAGCCCTCCGGCGATGCCGAGGAAGGCCACCTCCAGCGGGCCTGCCTGGCCCACCAGGGTGAGCAGCAGCGCGAGCGCGACCACGCCCATCTGCCACAGCCGCACCACGCTGGTGCGCGCCATCTTCACCGTGATGGCGCCGATGACGCCCACCACCGCGGCGTTGAGCCCGGCGAGGAAGGCGTCCGCGTGCGGCAGGGCGCCGAAGTGCACGTACGCCCACGCGAGCAGCCCGATGCTCAGCGCCCCCGGCAGCACGAAGCCCCCGTACGTCACCGCCGCGCCGCGCACCCCGTGGAAGCGCAGGCCCACCTGGGCGAGCGTGTTGGTGGCGGCGCCCCCGGGCAGCATCTGCGCGATGGTGGCCGTGTTGGCGAACTCCTTCGGGGTGAGCCAGCCGTGGCGCGCCACCACCAGCGACTCGATGATGGCCAGCACGCTCACCCCGCCGCCGAAGCCGACGAGCCCGAGGTAGAGGCTGAGCCGCAGCAGCTCGCCGAGCGAGGGGCGCGGCCGCGCCTTGGACGCGGGTGGGAGGGGGACAGGAGGCGTCGGCGCCGTCATCGGTGCCATTGATGGCACGCGCCGGCTGCCCGGGCGAGCGCCGCAGCGCGCCCGCTGCTCCCGGGCGAACGCTCCCGGGCCCGCAGACTGCGCTACTCGCCCGCGCGCCCCAGCAGGAAGGCCACGAGCAGCAGCGTGAGGACCACGCCGGTGATGCGGGTGAAGGTGCGGTCGCCCTGGCGCTGGAAGAGCACGAGCGAGAGCGCCACGCGCATGACGGGCGTCGCGATGAGCAGCAGCAGCCCCACCATCACGAAGGCCTGGCCGCTCGCGGCCGCCGCGCCCGCGAGCACCTCGGAGAGCGTGTGCACGCTGTGCTCGGGGCTGGTGAGGCGCTGCAGGGACTCGGCGCTGGAGAGGTAGTCCGGGTGGTGCACGAAGGAGAGCACCATGCCGCTCACCACGAAGGCGAGGCTGAGCAGCACCCCGGAGCGCAGCAGCCCGCTGATGAGCAGCTCCGCCCCCAGCGCCGTGTCCGCCACCTCGGCGGGCGCCGCCTGCACCGCGCCCGCCTCCCCCTCCACCTGCACCTCGGGACTCACCTCGCTCACGCGCGCACCCCCTTGAACAGCATCTGCGCGGACACCACCAGCAGCACCGCGACGAAGATCTGCCGCAGCCGCCGGTTCTGCAGCTTGCCCAGCATGCGCGAGCTCGCGGTCGCCCCCAGCACGATGCCCGCCGAGACGGGCCCCGCGATGAAGGGGTCGATGTCGCCGCGCGCGAAGTACACCCCGGCGCTCGCCGCCGCCGTCACGCCGATCATGAAGTTGCTCGTGGCGGTGCTCACCTTGATGGGCAGGCGCATGGCGAGGTCCATCGCCGGCACCTTCAGCGCCCCCGAGCCGATGCCCAGCAGCCCCGACACCGTGCCCGCCACGTACATGAGGCCCAGCCCCGTGCGCGCGCCCGTCACCTGGTAGGGCACCTCGCGCCCCTCGCTCTCGTCCCAGTAGCTGCCGTGCAGCCCGAGCCGGTCGCTCAGGTCGTCCGCCGGCACCGGCGCATCCAGGTCCCCGCGCGAGCGCAGCATGACGAGCGCGCTGTAGCCCATCACCACGCCGAAGATGAGGAAGAGCCAGCGCCCGCTCACGATGCCCGCGAGGAAGGCACCGGTGAGCGCGCCGGACACGGTGGCCAGCTCCAGGAACATCGCCACGCGCAGGTTCGCCATGCGCTCGCGCACGTAGGCGGCCGCGGCGCCGCTGGAGGTCGCGATGACCGAGACGATGGAGGCCCCGACCGCGTAGCGGATGTCCACACCGAGCGCCAAGGTGAGCACGGGTACGAGGATGAGTCCGCCGCCCAGGCCCAGCAGCGCGCCGAGCGCCCCCGAGCCGAGGGAGACGACGAAGAGGGTGAGCGCGAAGAGCAGAGGCGTCATGCAGTTCGCGCCATCCTGGCGACGTGCCAACGGGGCAGCAAGGAAGGCCTCTGGCTCGGCTCCTCGGTTGCCCCGGTGGGTGCGCGTGCTCCCGGCACCTACCTCCCTGTGTCGCCGTGCGGCGCGAATCCTCCGGCGCGCGCCCGGGCTCACACGGAAAAGGGCAGCGGCATGGCGCTGCGGCCCCCACCTCCTGGAGCTCTCCGTCCCCGTGCTCGCACTCGGCCTCTCGCTCGCTGTCCTCATGGGCCTCTCCCTCGGCCTGCTCGGCGGGGGCGGCTCCATCCTCACCGTCCCCATCTTCGTGTACGTGCTCGGCTTTCCCGCGAAGGAGTCCATCGCGATGGGGCTCGCGGTGGTGGGCACGACGAGCCTCGTCGGCGCGGCGCTGCACGGGCGCGCGGGCAACGTGCACCTGCGGGCGGCGCTCGCGTTCGGCGGGCTCGCAATGGCGGGCACCTGGCTGGGCGCGCGCCTCTCCGCGCACGTCCCGGGCACGCTGCAGCTGGTGGCCTTCGCCGCGGTGATGCTGGTGGCCGCGCTCCTCATGCTGCGCAGCGCAGGCCCGAAGCCCACCGCGGAGGCGGAGCGCGCGCCCGCGCGGCGCAGCCTCCCGCTCACGGCCGCGGTGAGCCTCGCGGTGGGACTGCTCACCGGGCTGGTGGGCGTGGGCGGCGGCTTCCTCATCGTCCCGGCGCTGGTGCTCTTCGCGGGGCTGCCCATGAAGCAGGCGGTGGGCAGCAGCCTGCTGGTCATCGCCCTCAACGCCTTCGTGGGCTTCGCGGGCTACCTCGGCCAGGTGCAGGTGCCGTGGGCGCTGCTGGGCGGGTTCACCCTGCTCGCGGCGGTGGGCATCGGGGTGGGGACTGCGCTCGTGCGCTTCGTCTCCCAGGCAGCCCTCAAGCGCGCCTTCTCCCTCTTCCTCGTGCTGATGGGCGCCTTCATCCTCTTCAAGAACCGCGCGGTGCTCACCGGCTCCGGTGCGCCGCCCGTCACCGCCGCGGCCGCCGCGGCCCGGCGTTAGAGCCTTCACGCGAAGCGAGGTCCTCCCCCATGACCCAGTTCCTCCCCTCCCTCCTCGGCGGCGTGCTCATCGGGCTCTCCGCCTCGCTGCTCCTCCTCTTCAACGGCCGCATCGCCGGCATCAGCGGCATCGCGGGCGGCCTGCTCGCTCCGGCGCGCGGCGAGGTGGGCTGGCGCCTCGCCTTCGTCGCAGGCCTGGTGGGCGGCGGCCTGCTGGTGCGCGCACTGATGCCCGGTGCGTTCGGCAATGCCGCGGCCGCAGCGCCCTCGGCCGGGCTCGTCGTGCTCGCGGGGCTGCTGGTGGGCTTCGGCACCCGGCTGGGCAACGGCTGCACCAGCGGCCACGGCGTGTGCGGGCTGAGCCGCGGCGCGACCCGCTCGCTCGCCGCGACGCTCACCTTCGTGGCCACCGGGATGCTCGCCGTCTTCCTCGTGCGCCAGCTGTCCGGAGGTGCCCTGTGAAGGCGCTGCTCGCGGCGCTCGGCGCGGGCCTCGTCTTCGCGCTGGGCCTCGGCCTGGGCGGGATGACCGACCCCGCGCGGGTGCGCGGCTTCCTCGACGTGACGGGCGCGTGGGACCCCAGCCTCGCCTTCGTGATGGGCGGCGCGCTGGGCACGCACGCGCTCCTGCGCCGGCTCATCCTGCGCACCCGCGCGCGGCCCCTGCTGGCCCCGGCCTTCCCCGACCTCTCGCACACCCGCGTGGACGCGCGGCTGCTCGGGGGCGCGGCCATCTTCGGCGTCGGCTGGGGGCTCGTCGGCTACTGCCCCGGCCCCGCCTTCACCGCGCTCGCGACCGGCGCGCCGGTGGCGCTGCTCTTCGTGGGCGCGATGCTGGCTGGGATGCTGCTCTTCCGCCTCTGGGAGCGCCGCTCGGCGCGGGCCTGATCAGACCGTGGGGACCGCGCGCGCGAGCGCCTGGCGCACGGCGGCGCGCACCTGGGCGGGCACCTCGTCGCCCGGGATGCGGCGGCAGAGGGAGACGGTGCTCTTGAGGGCGTCGCACGCGGCGGCGCACCGAGGGCAGCGCGAGAGGTGCTCCTCGAGGCGCACGCAGGCGGCCTGGTCGATCTCCTGCGCCGCGTAGGCCGCGAGCTCCTGGGCGAGCTCCGGGCAGCCGGCGCCCGGCGCATCCTCGCCGCGCTCGCCCAGCAGCGTGCTCAGGTTCTCGCGCAGCTGCAGTCGCGCGCGGTGCAGCCGGCTCTTGAGCGCGCGCACCTCGATGCCCACCACCTGCGCGGCCTCCTCCGCGGAGAGCCCCTCCACGTCGCGCAGGACGAGCGTCTCGCGCGCCGGCTCCGGCAGCGCGAGGATGGCCGCCTGCAGCACCTCGCCCATCTGCCGCGCGTGGGCGCGCGCGTCCGGGCCGCCCTCGTGCGCCGGCACCTGCTGCGCGTCCGGCGCATCGAGCGGCTGCAGCTCCTTCGGCGCGCCCGCGCGAGGGCGCCGCGCGCGCAGGCAGTGCGTGCGCGCGAGCGTGTAGAGCCAGGTGGACAGCTCCGCGTCGCCGCGGAACGCGTGCAGGCCCCGGAAGGCCGCGAGCAGCGTCTCCTGCAGCACCTCCTTCGCGTCCTCCTCGGAGCCGCACATGCGCAGGCCGAAGCGGTACACCTGCTTCTCGTGGCGCGCGAGCAGCTCCTCGAGCGCCCGGGAGTCGCCCGCCTTCGCTGCCTCGATGAGCTCGCGCTCGCTGCGCTTCATCCGGCCTTCCGCGCCACCAGCTGCACCACCGCGGCGCGGCCCGTGTGCAGGCGGCCCTCGCGCACGTCGCGCTCGAGCTCGTGCAGCGTGAGCAGCTCCAGCCCCGCAAAGTCCTCGCGCAGCTGCGCCGGCGTGTAGAGCAGCTCGGCCACGGGCGGCCCGCCGGTGCCGCGGCCCAGCTGCGCCGGGGTGTAGGCCTCGAGCAGCACGAGCCCGCCCGGGCGCAGGCCCTGCACCACCTCGCGGTGCACTCGGCTGCGCAGCGGCGGGGGCAGGTGGCAGAAGATGCACACCACGGCGTCCCAGCTCGCGGGCGCGATGCGGTAGTCGGCCAGGTCCGCGACCTGCGTCTGCAGCGCGACGCCGCGCTCGGCGGCGAGCCGCTGCGCCTTCTCCAGGCCCACGCGCGAGGCGTCCACCGCGCTCACGTGGTGTCCGAGCGAGGCGAGGTACACGCCGTTGCGCCCCTCGCCCTCGCCGAGGCTGAGCACGCGCGCGCCCGCGGGCAGCCGGGGCGCCACCTCCACGAGGAAGTCGTTGGGGCGGGTGCCGTAGGTGAAGTCGGCGCCGGAGAAGCGCGCGTCCCACTGCTGGGCGACGTTGGGGGGAGAGTCGGACACGGAGGACTCCTTGCCGAAGCGGTCCCCTCTCCCTCTGGGAGAGGGACGGGGTGAGGGATGTGGGTCTCTACCGCGCGCCCCGCTCCACGGGCATCCCCAGCTCGTTCACCGCGAGCATGCCGCCGGCGAGATTGTAGAGCCGGGTGAAACCGAGCGCGGCGAGCGCTTGCGCCGCCCTGCCCGAGCGATTTCCCGAGCGGCAGATGAGCAGCAGCGGCTGCTCGCGGGGCCAGGGGGCGCTGGCCGCCTCCACGGTGGCGAGCGGGACGAGCTCGGCGCCGGGCAGGTGGCCCAGCTCGCCGGTGTACTCGTGGGGCTCGCGCACGTCGACGAGGCGCAGCCCCGGGCCGAGCTGCGCGAGGGCGGTGGGAGGGACGTCGCGGTAGGGGATGGGCAGGGGACTCATCGGGCTCCTGGGGGTGGGGACTGAGGGTAGCCGCAGGCCCGGTTCGCGGGCACGGCGACGTCGATCTTCTTCGGCCGGGGCAGGTGCAGGTTGCGCATCACCTCGACGAACTGCTCGCGGGTCTTGCCGGCGAGGCGCGGGTTGTGTCGCTTCTCCTCGCCCACGCTCGTCACGGTGCGGCCCTGGTAGTCGTGCGCGGGGTAGAGCAGGGTGCTGTCGGGCAGCTCGAAGAGGACCCGGGTGATGGAGTCGTAGAGCTGCCCCGCGTCGCCGTTCTGGAAGTCGGTGCGGCCGTTGCCGCGCACCAGCAGCGCATCGCCGGTGAAGACGCGGCCCGCGAGCGCGTAGCTCACGCTGTCGTCCGTGTGACCGGGCGTCGCGAGCACGCGGAACGTGAGTCCGCCCACGCGCACCTCGTCGCCGTTGCGCACCTGCAGGTCGGCGCAGGCGGCGCCGCCCATGCCGCTCACCACCCGCGCTCCGGTGCGCTCGCGCAGTACGCCGGAGCCGGTGATGTGGTCCGCGTGCACGTGGGTGTCGAAGACGTGGGTGAGCGTGAGGTCCAGCTCCCGCACGAACTGCAGGTCGCGCTCGACCTGCTCGAGCACGGGGTCGATGAGCACGGCCCGCCCGCTCGCCGGGTCGCCCAGCAGGTAGGTGTAGGTGGAGGACTCGGCGTCGAAGAGCTGTCGGAAGATGGGAGTCATGGCTGCTCGCCTTTCCGGGTGAGAGCCAGCACGGACGCAAAGGATTCACCCCTGTCCTGCGGTGCGCTGCGGCCGTCCTCCACGGGCACGCGAGAGTGGCGCGAGAGGCACGGCCTCGAGAGGGAGAGGCCGGGGAGGGAACGGGGCTTCTCCGGGCGGGTGAAGCCGTCCAAGACTCGCGGGACAGGTGTCTCGAAGAGAGACGCCCCTCCCGGGCGCGGACCGGCGCGCGCTGCAGAAAGGTAAAATCCTATTTTACGTTTTTGCGCGACGCGGGCCGCCGCTCCCGAGGGAGCCCACACGCAGAGTGAAACGAGGCTCGGGGCGAGGAGGCGCGCGTAGACCGGCGCTTCTACTCTGCGCGGAGGCGGGGCGGCGCGGAGGAGGCGCGGAAGGAAGCTTCATTCCAGTCCCGAGCTGAGTGGAGCAGGTGGCGAGCCGCCTGGAAGGAAGCTTCATTCCAGGCGGTGACTCGGGGGTGCGCGGGCGCGAAGGCAGGCGTGTCACCCCTGAGCGCAGCTCGGCTGGCGGCGCCCCCCCGCGAGAGGCGCAGACGCTCCGTCGCCCTTCCGGTCTCGACGCCCCTTCGAGCACACTGCGCGCCCCTGGAGGCCCCATGCGTACGCTCTACCGCCCCGTCGGCCTGCGCGAGCTCGAATTGATCCTGGACGCAGACGCGCGCGCCTTCCCGCCGCGGCTGCCGGACCAGCCCGTCTTCTACCCCGTGCTCAACGAGGGCTACGCGGTGCAGATTGCCCGCGACTGGAACACGCCCGACGCGTTCTCCGGCTACGCGGGCTTCGTCACGGCCTTCGACCTCGAGGAGTCCTTCCTCGCGCGCTACGAGCGCAAGGTGGTGGGGGCGTCGCAGCACGAGGAGCTCTGGGTGCCGGCAGAAGAGTTGCGCGAGTTCAATGAACGCATCGTTGCTCGCATCCGTGTGACGCGCGCCTTCTACGGCGAGCGCTACGAGGGGCCTCAGCCGCCGAGCGCCTCCGTCCTCCAGGGGCGCGACCCGCGCGGGCAACTGCGCGTCCTGGGGGCGCTCGACGCGGCAGCACTCGCGCAGGAGGTGGAGCGCAGCTGGAAGCTCGTGCTCGCCAACCACGGCTTCTGGTCCGCGTGCGCACCTGCGCAGCAGGGCCTGTCCGAGGCTCAGGTGGCCAGCGCGCTCGGCGCTCTGCGCGAGGCCTGGGGGCGGCACTACACGGCCCTTCCACTTCCTCCCGGGGAGCTCGCCGCACCTCGCTGAGTGCCGTTGCCGCGAGCCGCGCATGCGGCTCATCGCCGCAGCCGTCCGCGCGCACCGGCCGAACGGGTCGGCTGCCTCGACCGCGAGGCTCTCGGGGACCGCGGAGGCCTCCCCGTCCGAACGCCCGGAGAGAGGCCGGGCAGTCTGTACCGCGCGCGGCCCCCCGCCCGCGCGGGGTTGGCGTTAAGCTGCCCTGTCCCGCGCCCGGCCATGCCCAAGACCCTCGCTCCGCTGCTGCTGCTGTGTGTCGCGCTCACCAGCGTGGGCGTGGGGATGGTGTCCCTGCTGCAGCGCGACCGCGCGCGCCTGGTCCAGGAGTTCGCCACGGACCGGCAGCGCCAGCTGGAGGAGGCCACGCGCGGCGTCGGCCAGGCGCTGCAGGAGATCGGCGACGACCTGCGCTTCGCCGGCGAGCTGATCAGCCAGCCCAGCTCCAGCTCGGACCACAAGCGCGAGCTGCGCGCGCTGATCGAGGTGGTGCGCCCCTACAAGGCCTTCCTGGTGCTGGACGCGGACGGCACCGAGCGGCTGCGGCTGCTGGACCGGCGCGCGGACAAGGGCTTCGCGCGCGGGCCGCACATGACGGCGCTGGTGGAGACGGCGCGGCGTGCGCTCGCGGCGCCGCCCGGCGAGGTGCTCACGTCCCAGCCCATCACCGGCATGCCGCAGGGCGCGTGGCTGCGCGCCTTCGCCACGGCGCTGCCGCCCGGCGAGGACCCGGCGGTGCCCGGCGGCAGCCCCGACCAGCGCCCTGGCGTGGTGGCGGTGCTGGTGGACACCGAGCCCTTCTTCGCGCCCGTGCACCTGATGACGAGCGACTGGGAGAACCGGCTGCTCCTGCTCGGCGCGCACGGGGCGCCCACGCCCGCGAGCGACCCCTGGCTGGTGGAGTGGTACCAGCGGCTGCGCGGGCCCGAGGGCAAGAAGGTGCCCAGCTACGCGAAGCTGCTGGAGCGCATGCGCGCGGGCGAGGCAGGCATCCAGAACCTCTCCGAGGACGAGGCGGACCGCCTGGGGCTGGGGCGCGCGGACGCCGTCGCCGTCTTCACGCCCATCCGCGCGCGCGGCACCAGCCACTGGAGCGTGGCCACGCTGCACTCCACCACCGAGCTGCGCAGCCACGAGCGCGGGCTCGTCTTGCGCCTGAGCCTCGCGGCGCTGCTGGTGACGGTGTTCATCGTCGCCTTCGGCGTGTACGTGCTGCTCGCGAGCAAGCGCGCGGTGGCGCTGCGCGAGTCGCGCCGGCACGCGCTGCGGCTCGCGCACCTGCACGACAAGACGCAGAAGATTTTGGACAACATCCCCACCGGCGTCCTCGCGCTCGCGGCGGACGGGCACATCAGCGCGGTGAACCAGGCGCTGCGCGAGCGGCTGCCGCAGGGCAGCGTGGGCGCGCCGCTCGCCGAGGCCTTCCCGCGCGCGCCCGAGGCCACCATGGCCCGCGTGCGCGCGCTGCTCGAGGCGGCCGTCACCGGAGGCAGCGTCACCAGCGTGCACGGCGAGCCGCTCGCGCTCTTCGGCGAGGAGGGCGTGTACTCGCTCCACGCGGTGCCACTCGAGCCCGCGGACCCCGAGGTGCGCACGCTGCTCGTGGTGGAGGACCTCTCCAACGTGCGCGCGCTCGAGTCGCAGCTGCTGCGCGCGGAGAAGCTCGCCACGGTGGGTGTGCTCGCGGCCGGCATCGCGCACGAGATCGGCACCCCGCTCGGCGTCGTGCGCGGGCGCGCCGAGTACGTGCAGGGAAAGCTCGGCCCCGCGCACCCGCAGAGCGCGGGCGTGGGCGTCATCGTGGAGCAGATCGACCGGGTGAGCCGCACGCTGCGCCAGCTGCTGGACTTCGCGCGCCTGCAGCGCGCGGTGGTGCGTCCGGTGCAACTCGCGCCCCTCGCGCGCAGCGTGCAGGAGCTGCTGCGGCTGGAGGGCGCGCGGCGCAAGGTGGCGCTCGAGCTGCAGCTGCCGGAGGCGCCGCTGCCGCCGCTCGCCGCGGACCCGGACCAGCTGCAGCAGGTGCTGGTGAACTTGTGCCTCAACGCGCTGGACGCCTGCAGCGAGGGCGGGCGCGTGTGCCTCGGCGCGAGCGCGCCCGCGCCCGGCGAGCACTGGGGCCTGGTCGCGCTGCGCGTGCAGGACGACGGCTGCGGCATCCCCCAGGAGAGCCTCAACCAGGTGTTCGACCCCTTCTTCACCACGAAGAAGCGCGGCCAGGGCACGGGGCTGGGCCTGAGCATGGTGGCGCAGATCGTGCGAAACCACGGCGGCCGGGTGGAGCTGGAGAGCGCGCCGGGCAAGGGCACCTGTGTGACCTTGTGGTGGCCGGTGGCGGAGCCCACGGGCAGCGAGACGGCGACGAAGCGCGAGGGCAGCGTGAAGGAGGAGCAGCGACGTGTCGGGTGAGTCAGGCCGGGGCGGGCAGCAGGGGCACCTGCTGGTGGTGGACGACCACGTGGAGATGGGGCGCATGCTCGCCGACCCGCTGCAGGACGCGGGCTACAGCGTGGAGCTGGCCACGAGCGGCCAGGACGCCATCGCGCGCGTGCGCGCCCGGCCCTTCGACGCGGTCCTGAGCGACCTGCGCATGGAGCAGGTGGACGGCTTCGACGTGCTCGCCGCCGTGCACGCGGTGGACGCGGAGACGCCGGTGCTGCTGATGACGGCCTTCGGCGGCGTGGAGAGCGCGGTGGAGGCGATGCGCCGCGGTGCCTACCACTACTTCACCAAGCCCTTCCGCCTGGACGAGGTGCTGCTCTACCTGGGCCGCGCGCTGCGCGACCGGGCGCTGCGCGCGGAGAACCGGGCGCTGCGCCAGGCGGTGCGCGAGCAGCAGGGCTTCAGTGCGCTCGTGGGCCGCAGCGCCCCGATGCGCGCGCTCTACGGGCTCATCGAGCGCGTGGCGCACTCGAGCGCCCCGGCGCTGCTGCGCGGCGAGAGCGGCACCGGCAAGGAGCTGGTGGCGCGCGCGCTGCACTTCGAGGGGCCGCGCAAGGGCGGGCCCTTCGTCGCCGTCAACTGCACCGCCTTGCCCGGCGCGCTGCTGGAGAGCGAGCTGTTCGGCCACGTGCGCGGCTCCTTCACCGGGGCCACCACGCCGCGGCGCGGGCTCTTCGTGGAGGCGGACGGCGGCACGCTGTTCCTCGATGAAGTGGCGGACATGGCGCCCGAGCTGCAGGCGAAGCTCTTGCGCGTGCTCGAGGACCACGAGGTGCGCGCGGTGGGCGCGGACAGCGCGCGCCGTGTGGACGTGCGCATCGTGGCGGCGACGCACCAGGACCTCGAGGCGCGGGTGAAGGACGGGCGGCTGCGCCAGGACCTCTTCTACCGCCTCAACGTGGTGACCCTGCGCCTGCCCCCCTTGCGCGAGCGGCGCGAGGACATCGCGCTGCTCGTCGAGCACTTCCTGCAGGCGGCGCGCGCGCGCAACCCGCGCGCCCGGGTGAAGGCGCTCGCGCCGGACGCGCTCGCCGCGCTCTCGCAGCTGCCCTTCCCCGGCAACGTGCGCGAGCTGGAGAACCTGCTCGAGCGGCTCGTGGTGCTGGGCGGCGAGGAGGTGGTGGACCTGGAGACCCTGCGCCTGCACGCACCCGGAGCGGGCGAGGCGCCGCACCCCCTGCAGCGCGCCCAGGCGCAGATCGTCACCCTGCGCCAGCTGGAGGGCGAGTACATCGCCTGGGTCGTGGCGCAGTGCGGCGGGAACAAGACCCGCGCCGCCGAGCTGCTGGGCATCGATGTGTCCACCATCCACCGCCGCGAGCGCGAGCGGGATGGCAATGCGCCACGGTAGCGTGGCGCGTTGCCAGGGTGGGGGTGGGGGAGTGGGTCCAACCCCCTGAAGTCCGGGCGCAAAGGGCCGGGGCACGCACCTTGCTGAAGCGTGTCTGTCCATGCGCACGAAGCCACAGCCCCCCTGCGCCCGCGTGCAGGGGGCGGACGCCCACCTCACGGCGCTGCTCGCGGACGTGCTGCGCGACGAGGGCGTGCAGGTCGCCGCCGGTGCCGCCGGTGCCGCGCCGGACCTGACGCTCGCGCTGGTGAGCCGTCCGGAGGCGCTGCCGCGGGCGCTCGCGCACACCCCGCAGGCGCCGGTCATCGTGCTGCTCCCCTTCGCGGAGGAGCGGCTGCAGCGCCGGGCGCTGGAGCTGGGCGCGCGCGGCTGCTTCGCGCTGGGGCAGCCGCTCGAGGCGCTGCGCGCGCTGGTGCGCGGCGTGCTGCACGGAGACTTCGCAGGCGAGGCAGCAGCAGCGGCACACGGGGGGGAGACGGCATGAGCAGCGGCAGGCCCACGCATCTGAAGCTGGTGACCTCTACCGGACTGAGTGCGCCTGGAGTGCGCGCTCCCGGGCTGCCGCTGCGCGAGGAGGCGCGGCAGGTGATGCTGCGGGTGGTGTCCGGCGGCAGCGGCGCGCTCGCGCCGGTGCGCCTGCCCGCGCCCGCGCCCCGCCGCCGCGCGCCGCTCCCCGAGCTGCGCTCCGGCGAGCGCCTCCTGCTGGACGACGACGAGGTGCTGATCACCACGGAGCGCTTCGTGGTGG is drawn from Aggregicoccus sp. 17bor-14 and contains these coding sequences:
- a CDS encoding SDR family NAD(P)-dependent oxidoreductase — encoded protein: MANDRPVCVVVGVGPGNGAALARRFAKEGHAVALLARSTDFSQALAKELPHARAYACDASDPAALESTFASIERELGEVEVLVLNAGSGVWGSVEEVSPADFESAWRINALGPLVACQRVIPGMKRRGRGSIVFIGATASKRGGPKSAAFAAAKAAQRSLAESTARSLWPAGIHVSLIVVDGVVDLPRTRQRMPEQPDSFFIRPEGVAETALQLTRQDRSAWSFEVEARPFAERW
- a CDS encoding chromate transporter produces the protein MTAPTPPVPLPPASKARPRPSLGELLRLSLYLGLVGFGGGVSVLAIIESLVVARHGWLTPKEFANTATIAQMLPGGAATNTLAQVGLRFHGVRGAAVTYGGFVLPGALSIGLLAWAYVHFGALPHADAFLAGLNAAVVGVIGAITVKMARTSVVRLWQMGVVALALLLTLVGQAGPLEVAFLGIAGGLGWDLGIERARLLRFGRKRFQPAPQVGLPDEGGTLQHAAGPESAESAAPREPASPPRPPGMLWLLPAGSLLPGALMVLLPMAVIFFRIGLGAYGGGFAIIPALHRELVDTALITERQFADAVAVGKLTPGPVLLMATFLGYVKEGLAGALVATLAILTPPFLLVVALSAWLTRVRSRRWVRAALRGLTPAVVGLMLAAALTLGQTMKTGVGLSLAAVTAMTLIRFETVNPVALLAVCGVVRLALHLGLGL
- a CDS encoding DUF1634 domain-containing protein, with the protein product MSEVSPEVQVEGEAGAVQAAPAEVADTALGAELLISGLLRSGVLLSLAFVVSGMVLSFVHHPDYLSSAESLQRLTSPEHSVHTLSEVLAGAAAASGQAFVMVGLLLLIATPVMRVALSLVLFQRQGDRTFTRITGVVLTLLLVAFLLGRAGE
- a CDS encoding sulfite exporter TauE/SafE family protein; translated protein: MTPLLFALTLFVVSLGSGALGALLGLGGGLILVPVLTLALGVDIRYAVGASIVSVIATSSGAAAAYVRERMANLRVAMFLELATVSGALTGAFLAGIVSGRWLFLIFGVVMGYSALVMLRSRGDLDAPVPADDLSDRLGLHGSYWDESEGREVPYQVTGARTGLGLMYVAGTVSGLLGIGSGALKVPAMDLAMRLPIKVSTATSNFMIGVTAAASAGVYFARGDIDPFIAGPVSAGIVLGATASSRMLGKLQNRRLRQIFVAVLLVVSAQMLFKGVRA
- a CDS encoding sulfite exporter TauE/SafE family protein — its product is MLALGLSLAVLMGLSLGLLGGGGSILTVPIFVYVLGFPAKESIAMGLAVVGTTSLVGAALHGRAGNVHLRAALAFGGLAMAGTWLGARLSAHVPGTLQLVAFAAVMLVAALLMLRSAGPKPTAEAERAPARRSLPLTAAVSLAVGLLTGLVGVGGGFLIVPALVLFAGLPMKQAVGSSLLVIALNAFVGFAGYLGQVQVPWALLGGFTLLAAVGIGVGTALVRFVSQAALKRAFSLFLVLMGAFILFKNRAVLTGSGAPPVTAAAAAARR
- a CDS encoding YeeE/YedE family protein, producing MTQFLPSLLGGVLIGLSASLLLLFNGRIAGISGIAGGLLAPARGEVGWRLAFVAGLVGGGLLVRALMPGAFGNAAAAAPSAGLVVLAGLLVGFGTRLGNGCTSGHGVCGLSRGATRSLAATLTFVATGMLAVFLVRQLSGGAL
- a CDS encoding DUF6691 family protein, translating into MKALLAALGAGLVFALGLGLGGMTDPARVRGFLDVTGAWDPSLAFVMGGALGTHALLRRLILRTRARPLLAPAFPDLSHTRVDARLLGGAAIFGVGWGLVGYCPGPAFTALATGAPVALLFVGAMLAGMLLFRLWERRSARA